One genomic region from Skermania piniformis encodes:
- a CDS encoding DUF2237 family protein translates to MSDRNVLGGPLQECGADPITGFYRDGCCSTGPEDLGSHTVCTVVTAEFLDHQASIGSDLKTPRPDNNFPGLQPGDRWCVVAVRWLHAYEDGAAAPVVLAATHEEALEVVPIETLRKYAVDVPDDASELM, encoded by the coding sequence GTGAGCGACCGTAATGTGCTGGGCGGCCCACTCCAAGAGTGCGGCGCCGATCCGATCACCGGCTTCTACCGGGACGGCTGCTGCAGCACCGGGCCGGAAGACCTCGGCTCACACACCGTGTGCACCGTGGTCACCGCCGAATTCCTCGACCATCAAGCCTCGATCGGAAGCGACCTCAAGACCCCTCGCCCGGACAACAACTTTCCCGGCTTGCAGCCCGGTGACCGCTGGTGCGTCGTCGCAGTGCGCTGGCTGCATGCCTACGAGGACGGCGCAGCAGCGCCGGTCGTGCTCGCCGCCACCCATGAAGAAGCTCTGGAGGTCGTTCCGATCGAGACGCTCCGCAAGTACGCCGTCGATGTGCCCGACGACGCCAGCGAGCTGATGTAG
- a CDS encoding PIG-L deacetylase family protein translates to MPEHNGSELLPALPDADWRRVLCVVAHPDDMEYGASAAVATWTARGIEVAYLLLTAGEAGMADPPETVGPLREREQRQACAQVGVRYLTVLRHPDGMLEPGLPLRRDVAREVRRFRPDAVLTAAFGVEAYGGLNQADHRAAGRSAVDGTRDADNRWVFRELAETENLPPWHTRWLLVTGDDRPTHALAVTEPAVQAGIASLRSHAAYLSNLPHHPDPGELISGILRRGGAAAGTEYAALFRAFDLGGLAGND, encoded by the coding sequence GTGCCCGAGCACAACGGCTCCGAGCTGCTCCCGGCGCTACCCGACGCCGACTGGCGGCGCGTACTGTGCGTCGTCGCGCACCCGGACGACATGGAGTACGGCGCGTCGGCGGCCGTGGCCACCTGGACCGCCCGCGGGATCGAGGTGGCGTACCTGCTGCTCACCGCCGGGGAAGCCGGCATGGCCGATCCCCCGGAAACCGTCGGTCCGTTGCGCGAGCGCGAGCAGCGACAAGCCTGTGCCCAGGTCGGCGTGCGGTACCTCACCGTCCTGCGGCACCCCGACGGGATGTTGGAACCCGGGTTGCCGCTGCGTCGCGACGTCGCGCGGGAGGTCCGCCGATTCCGCCCGGACGCCGTGCTGACCGCAGCGTTCGGCGTCGAGGCATACGGCGGGCTGAACCAGGCCGATCATCGGGCCGCCGGCCGGTCGGCGGTGGACGGCACCCGCGACGCGGACAACCGGTGGGTGTTCCGCGAACTCGCCGAAACCGAGAACCTGCCGCCCTGGCACACGCGCTGGCTGCTGGTGACCGGCGACGACCGGCCTACCCACGCACTCGCGGTGACCGAACCGGCCGTGCAGGCCGGTATCGCCTCGCTGCGCAGTCACGCCGCCTACCTGAGCAACCTCCCGCACCACCCGGATCCCGGCGAACTGATCTCCGGAATCCTGCGGCGCGGCGGCGCGGCCGCCGGTACCGAGTACGCTGCGCTGTTTCGGGCCTTCGACCTGGGCGGGCTCGCCGGCAACGACTGA
- the smc gene encoding chromosome segregation protein SMC: MHLKSLTLKGFKSFASATTLRFEPGITCVVGPNGSGKSNVVDALTWVMGEQGAKALRGGKMEDVIFAGTSGRAPLGRAEVTLTIDNSDGALPIEYAEVSITRRMFRDGAGEYEINGSTCRLLDVQELLSDSGIGREMHVIVGQGRLAAILESKPEDRRAFIEEAAGVLKHRKRREKAVRKLDAMQTNLARLSDLTAELRRQLKPLGRQAEVARRAQTVQADLRDARLRLAADDLVQRRTELADQDSHEALVREQQLTVGVELAAASAVLAEQEHAIAQLTPAADAAGQSWFRLSALAERVSATIRIATERARHLDTMPVRETGRDPDQLDAEADRVADEEAELRAGVEAAAAVLEAAQEQLDERERAAAAAERAHLAAVRAIADRREGLARLSGKVDTLRIRAQSVDAEVTRLSGAIADARDRGDAAQTEFETAQVQLGELDAGELGLDTQHEHAVAALAGADRRVEELRAAERESGEQVASLAARIEALRMGLPGKDGSAWLLDRGPTGLRGALAGLLTVQAGYEVAVAAALGPAADAVALESPAAARDALAALHAADAGRAVLVFGDVPVGAATPAPLPAGARRLLDLVDCPADLRGALTALLGSTVVVETVAAGLALVQQVPQLRVVTTTGDLVGPGWISGGTGRARSRLEVQAAIDTATTELAAARRRADELTAALSGALAEQHDRKDAAEHALSALHESDRAVAAVYEQLGRLGQAARVARAELDRLAEQRGAAEHGRARTLAELGDLEERLRIAELEHGDTDDGESGADLHARDREAAAEALAQVRAVEVEARLAVRTAEERAESVRGKADGLRRAARAEREARARAERAAAARIGAAAVAVAVAAAGQRVVEHLDRVIAEAESRRDELVRRRSECAEQLEYIKEQVRTLTAESARLTDAVHRDEVARAQVALRIEQLEQTIADQFGIGLDDLIAEYGPDVPLPPSAAELAEFEQARDRGEQVVAPAPQPYDRDTQQRRAKRAERDLTTLGRVNPLALEEFAALEERYTFLSTQLEDVRNARAALLEVVDEVDARILQVFTEAYADVEREFEQVFATLFPGGAGRLLLTDPADLLTTGIEVEARPPGKKIKRLSLLSGGEKSLTAVALLVAIFRARPSPFYVMDEVEAALDDTNLRRLITLFEQLRQTSQLIVITHQKPTMEVADALYGVSMRGDGITQVISQRMRGTDLTAAAG, translated from the coding sequence ATGCACCTGAAGAGTCTGACGTTGAAGGGCTTCAAGTCCTTCGCCTCGGCGACGACTCTCCGGTTCGAGCCCGGCATCACCTGTGTGGTCGGGCCGAACGGATCCGGGAAGTCGAACGTGGTCGATGCGCTGACCTGGGTGATGGGGGAGCAGGGCGCCAAGGCGCTGCGCGGCGGCAAGATGGAAGACGTCATCTTTGCCGGAACCTCCGGCCGGGCGCCGTTGGGCCGGGCCGAGGTGACGCTGACCATCGACAACTCCGACGGCGCGTTGCCGATCGAGTATGCCGAGGTGTCGATCACCCGGCGGATGTTTCGCGACGGAGCCGGTGAATACGAGATCAACGGGAGCACCTGCCGGTTGCTGGACGTGCAGGAGCTGCTCTCCGATTCGGGGATCGGCCGCGAGATGCACGTCATCGTCGGGCAAGGTCGGCTGGCGGCGATTCTGGAGTCCAAGCCGGAAGACCGGCGCGCGTTCATCGAGGAAGCCGCCGGGGTGCTCAAGCACCGCAAGCGGCGGGAGAAAGCGGTCCGCAAGCTGGATGCGATGCAGACCAACCTGGCCCGGCTGAGCGACCTGACTGCAGAACTGCGTCGCCAACTCAAGCCGTTGGGCCGCCAGGCCGAGGTGGCCCGGCGGGCGCAGACCGTCCAGGCCGACCTGCGCGACGCCCGACTTCGGCTCGCCGCCGACGATCTGGTGCAACGTCGCACCGAACTCGCCGATCAGGACAGTCACGAGGCGCTGGTCCGGGAACAGCAGCTGACCGTCGGGGTCGAGCTCGCGGCAGCCAGTGCCGTGCTCGCCGAGCAGGAGCATGCGATCGCCCAGCTCACCCCTGCTGCCGACGCGGCCGGGCAGAGCTGGTTTCGGTTGTCTGCGCTGGCCGAGCGGGTGAGCGCGACGATCCGGATCGCCACCGAACGGGCCCGGCACCTGGACACGATGCCGGTGCGCGAGACCGGACGCGACCCGGATCAGCTGGATGCCGAGGCGGACCGGGTAGCCGACGAGGAGGCCGAACTGCGGGCCGGGGTCGAGGCGGCGGCGGCGGTGCTGGAGGCGGCGCAGGAACAGCTCGACGAGCGGGAACGGGCGGCCGCGGCGGCCGAGCGGGCCCATCTGGCGGCGGTCCGGGCGATCGCCGACCGGCGGGAGGGCCTGGCCCGGTTGTCCGGCAAGGTGGATACCTTGCGTATCCGGGCGCAGTCGGTCGACGCGGAGGTGACCCGACTGTCCGGGGCGATCGCCGACGCGCGCGACCGCGGCGACGCCGCGCAGACCGAGTTCGAGACCGCGCAGGTGCAGCTCGGCGAACTGGATGCCGGCGAGCTGGGTCTGGATACCCAGCATGAGCATGCGGTGGCCGCCTTGGCCGGCGCAGATCGGCGGGTCGAAGAGTTGCGGGCAGCCGAACGTGAGTCCGGCGAACAGGTCGCCTCGCTGGCGGCGCGGATCGAGGCGCTTCGGATGGGCTTGCCCGGGAAAGACGGCAGCGCGTGGCTGCTCGACCGCGGGCCCACCGGATTGCGCGGCGCGTTGGCCGGGCTGCTCACCGTGCAGGCCGGGTACGAGGTCGCGGTCGCGGCCGCGCTGGGCCCGGCGGCCGACGCGGTTGCGCTCGAATCGCCGGCGGCGGCGCGCGACGCGCTGGCCGCACTGCATGCCGCCGACGCGGGGCGAGCCGTGCTCGTCTTCGGCGACGTCCCGGTCGGCGCGGCGACGCCCGCACCGTTACCTGCCGGCGCCCGGCGGTTGCTGGATCTGGTGGACTGCCCGGCCGACCTACGCGGCGCGCTGACCGCGCTGCTCGGTAGCACCGTCGTCGTGGAGACCGTCGCCGCCGGGCTCGCGCTGGTGCAGCAGGTGCCGCAGCTCCGGGTGGTGACCACGACCGGCGACCTGGTCGGGCCCGGCTGGATCAGCGGCGGTACCGGGCGGGCGCGCAGCCGGCTCGAGGTGCAGGCGGCGATCGATACCGCCACGACCGAACTCGCCGCCGCCCGGCGGCGCGCGGACGAACTGACCGCCGCGCTGTCCGGCGCCCTGGCCGAGCAGCACGACCGCAAAGACGCCGCCGAGCATGCGCTGAGTGCGTTACACGAATCGGACCGGGCGGTCGCCGCGGTCTACGAGCAATTGGGCCGGCTCGGCCAGGCCGCCCGGGTCGCTCGCGCCGAGCTGGATCGGTTGGCCGAGCAGCGCGGCGCCGCCGAGCACGGTCGGGCTCGGACTCTGGCCGAGCTCGGCGACCTGGAAGAGCGGCTGCGGATCGCCGAACTCGAGCACGGCGACACCGACGACGGCGAGTCCGGCGCGGACCTGCACGCGCGCGATCGCGAGGCGGCCGCCGAGGCGCTCGCACAGGTCCGGGCGGTCGAGGTGGAGGCGCGGTTGGCGGTGCGGACCGCCGAAGAACGGGCCGAGTCGGTGCGGGGCAAGGCCGACGGGCTGCGCCGCGCCGCCCGGGCCGAACGCGAGGCGCGGGCGCGGGCGGAACGCGCGGCCGCCGCCCGGATCGGGGCGGCGGCGGTGGCCGTCGCGGTCGCGGCGGCGGGACAGCGGGTGGTCGAACACCTGGACCGGGTGATCGCCGAAGCCGAATCGCGTCGGGACGAGCTGGTTCGGCGGCGTTCGGAGTGTGCCGAGCAGTTGGAGTACATCAAGGAACAGGTCCGTACGCTGACCGCGGAGTCGGCGCGGCTGACCGATGCGGTACATCGCGACGAGGTGGCCCGGGCCCAGGTGGCGTTGCGGATCGAACAGCTCGAGCAGACCATCGCCGACCAGTTCGGCATCGGCCTGGACGATCTGATCGCCGAGTACGGTCCGGACGTGCCGCTGCCGCCGTCCGCAGCGGAACTCGCCGAGTTCGAGCAGGCCCGTGACCGCGGGGAGCAGGTGGTGGCGCCTGCACCCCAGCCCTACGACCGGGATACCCAGCAGCGTCGGGCCAAACGCGCCGAACGCGATCTGACGACCCTGGGCCGGGTGAATCCGCTGGCGCTGGAGGAGTTTGCGGCGCTGGAGGAGCGCTACACCTTCCTGTCCACCCAGCTCGAGGATGTACGCAACGCCCGTGCCGCCTTGCTGGAGGTGGTCGACGAGGTGGACGCGCGAATCCTGCAGGTGTTCACCGAGGCCTACGCCGATGTCGAGCGCGAGTTCGAGCAGGTTTTCGCGACGTTGTTTCCGGGCGGCGCCGGACGGCTGCTGTTGACCGACCCGGCCGACCTGCTCACCACCGGAATCGAGGTCGAGGCCCGGCCGCCCGGGAAGAAGATCAAGCGACTGTCGCTGCTGTCCGGCGGGGAGAAGTCGCTTACTGCGGTGGCGCTGTTGGTGGCGATCTTCCGGGCCCGGCCGTCGCCGTTCTACGTGATGGACGAAGTCGAAGCAGCTCTGGACGACACCAACCTGCGTCGGCTGATCACCTTGTTCGAGCAGCTGCGCCAGACCAGTCAGCTGATCGTGATCACCCACCAGAAGCCGACCATGGAGGTCGCGGACGCGTTGTACGGGGTGAGCATGCGCGGGGACGGGATCACTCAGGTGATTTCGCAGCGCATGCGCGGCACCGACCTGACCGCGGCGGCCGGCTGA
- a CDS encoding APC family permease → MSSPAASAPDRPPVRLRAGALSLTASVVIGVASAGPAYSLTATLGLVVLAVGWQAPIVALLAFVPMLLVAIAYRELNAAEPDPGTTFVWATRAFGPLVGWLNGWAIVIADLLVMASLAQVSAQYTFLFCGADGIGSRPDDPRVLLLGLGYIVAMTWVAVRGITLSARLQAVLLTVEFVMLVVFAVVALIRVALGDGTATPELSWFNPLAIGSFSTFVDALLLMVFIYWGWDSVMSTNEETKDPRRTPGRSAIIATITLVGLYVLVTVAAQAFAGIGTDSGGLADPEHVDDILGALGSAVFGDSTIGTIAVHLLLLMVLTSAAASTQTTILPTSRTTYSMALHGALPARYGAVDPRYRTPVVSTVVFGVASILLYLVLSALSGRWGSTESPIVDAVSACGIGIGIYYGCTGLACAWLYRNRLRDSVRDFLMRGLLPTLGGAMLLFAAGWTAVTEWPSPVFLLGVGGMLAGLPIYFRLSRTMPPYFRGETLARQLPGPAEAVRE, encoded by the coding sequence GTGAGTTCTCCTGCAGCATCTGCTCCTGATCGACCCCCGGTCCGATTACGTGCCGGCGCACTGTCGCTGACCGCCAGCGTGGTGATCGGGGTGGCCTCGGCCGGTCCCGCCTACAGTCTCACCGCCACACTCGGATTGGTCGTTCTCGCGGTCGGATGGCAGGCGCCGATCGTCGCGCTCCTCGCGTTCGTGCCGATGCTGCTGGTGGCGATCGCCTACCGGGAACTCAATGCCGCCGAACCGGACCCGGGCACCACCTTCGTCTGGGCGACCCGAGCCTTCGGTCCGCTGGTCGGCTGGCTCAACGGCTGGGCGATCGTGATCGCCGATCTCCTGGTAATGGCCAGCCTCGCACAGGTTTCGGCACAGTACACGTTCTTGTTCTGCGGCGCAGACGGCATCGGCTCGCGCCCCGACGATCCGCGGGTGCTGCTGCTCGGCCTGGGCTACATCGTCGCGATGACCTGGGTGGCCGTCCGCGGCATCACCCTGTCCGCGCGCCTGCAGGCGGTGCTGCTCACCGTCGAGTTCGTCATGCTGGTGGTGTTCGCCGTCGTCGCACTGATCCGGGTGGCACTCGGCGACGGTACGGCCACCCCCGAGCTGTCCTGGTTCAACCCGCTCGCGATCGGTTCGTTCTCCACGTTCGTCGACGCCCTCCTGCTGATGGTCTTCATCTACTGGGGATGGGATTCGGTGATGTCGACGAACGAGGAGACCAAGGACCCGCGGCGCACGCCGGGCCGGTCCGCGATAATCGCCACGATCACCTTGGTCGGGCTGTACGTGTTGGTCACCGTCGCGGCCCAGGCCTTCGCCGGGATCGGTACCGACAGTGGTGGGTTGGCCGACCCGGAACACGTGGACGACATTCTCGGGGCACTCGGCTCGGCGGTCTTCGGCGACAGCACGATCGGCACGATCGCGGTCCATCTGCTGCTGCTCATGGTGCTGACTTCCGCCGCCGCGTCGACCCAGACCACAATTCTGCCGACCTCGCGTACCACGTACTCGATGGCGTTACACGGCGCGCTACCGGCTCGATACGGCGCGGTCGACCCGCGTTACCGCACGCCGGTGGTGTCGACGGTGGTATTCGGCGTCGCGTCGATCCTGCTGTACCTGGTGCTCAGCGCGCTGTCCGGGCGCTGGGGTTCGACCGAATCCCCGATCGTCGACGCGGTGAGCGCATGCGGAATCGGGATCGGAATCTACTACGGCTGTACCGGTCTGGCCTGTGCGTGGCTGTACCGGAATCGGCTGCGGGACAGCGTCCGCGATTTCCTGATGCGCGGCCTGCTGCCGACCTTGGGCGGGGCGATGCTGCTGTTTGCCGCCGGTTGGACGGCGGTCACCGAGTGGCCGTCACCGGTCTTCCTCCTCGGCGTCGGCGGCATGCTCGCCGGGCTACCGATCTATTTCCGGCTGAGCCGGACGATGCCGCCGTACTTCCGGGGCGAGACGTTGGCTCGGCAGCTGCCCGGCCCGGCGGAAGCGGTCAGAGAATAG
- a CDS encoding DUF350 domain-containing protein, which translates to MTALALESGYWNSLGHGVGAIALYALLGLALMIVGFYAIDLTTPGKLGELIRAGRPNATVVTAAGMLSMAFIVVLAIYASSGRLAEGLIAAAVYGLVGIFAQVLSVRVIERVTRIDIGAVLDSPGFVPEVLVVAAAHFAVGMVVAFAIL; encoded by the coding sequence ATGACCGCGCTGGCGCTCGAGTCCGGCTACTGGAACTCACTCGGCCACGGCGTCGGCGCGATCGCGCTGTACGCACTGCTCGGCTTGGCCCTGATGATCGTCGGCTTCTACGCGATCGACCTGACCACACCCGGGAAGCTGGGGGAGCTGATCCGGGCCGGCCGACCCAACGCCACCGTGGTCACGGCGGCCGGCATGCTCAGCATGGCGTTCATCGTCGTGCTGGCGATCTACGCCTCGTCCGGCCGGCTGGCGGAGGGGCTGATCGCCGCCGCCGTCTACGGCCTGGTCGGGATCTTCGCGCAGGTGTTGTCGGTCCGGGTGATCGAACGGGTCACCCGGATCGATATCGGCGCTGTGCTCGACTCGCCCGGCTTTGTGCCGGAGGTGTTGGTGGTCGCCGCCGCGCACTTCGCCGTCGGCATGGTGGTGGCGTTCGCTATTCTCTGA
- a CDS encoding glutathionylspermidine synthase family protein codes for MKRVRSAPRPGWQRTVEAQGLVYGSPGRDASGNPRPYWDESVHYEFELDEILALEADVELLHVMCLRAVEQVIRTERYRDFGLPEWSWEPIGRSWARGDPAVYGRFDLRYDARGPAKLLEYNADTPTSLLEAAVLQWHWLTEVFPADDQWNSLHEKLVARWAELREVLPGPELHFTWSSADGSGEDAVTCAYLQETAAEAGFDTVALAIEEIGYDTELARFVDLAEAPISAIFKLYPWEWVLDDEFGKRVVAGLPQTMWVEPLWKTLLSNKAILAVLWEMYPGHPNLLPAYLDDPHELTEYIRKPKLGREGANMTIVGAGLETATGGVYGAEGYVYQLLAPLPEFDGMRPCLGAWLVDGSAAGLGIRETAGPITDDGAAFVPHRIPDSN; via the coding sequence GTGAAGCGGGTGCGGAGCGCCCCGCGCCCCGGCTGGCAACGCACGGTCGAAGCGCAGGGGTTGGTGTACGGCAGCCCGGGCCGGGACGCGTCAGGCAATCCCCGGCCCTACTGGGACGAGTCGGTGCACTACGAGTTCGAGCTCGACGAGATCCTTGCGCTCGAAGCGGACGTCGAGCTGTTGCACGTGATGTGTTTACGCGCGGTGGAGCAGGTGATCCGAACCGAGCGATATCGGGATTTCGGCTTGCCGGAATGGAGTTGGGAGCCCATCGGACGGTCCTGGGCGCGTGGCGACCCGGCCGTGTACGGCCGGTTCGACCTACGCTACGACGCCCGCGGACCGGCGAAATTGTTGGAGTACAACGCCGATACCCCGACCTCGCTGCTGGAGGCCGCGGTGTTGCAGTGGCACTGGCTGACCGAGGTGTTCCCGGCCGACGACCAATGGAACTCGCTGCACGAGAAGTTGGTTGCGCGCTGGGCGGAGCTGCGCGAGGTGTTGCCCGGGCCGGAGCTGCACTTCACCTGGTCGTCGGCAGACGGCTCCGGCGAGGACGCGGTGACCTGTGCGTATCTGCAGGAGACCGCGGCCGAAGCCGGGTTCGACACCGTCGCGTTGGCGATCGAGGAGATCGGCTACGACACCGAGCTGGCGCGCTTCGTCGATCTGGCCGAGGCGCCGATCTCGGCGATCTTCAAGCTGTATCCCTGGGAATGGGTGCTCGACGACGAGTTCGGCAAGCGCGTCGTGGCCGGCCTGCCGCAGACCATGTGGGTCGAGCCGTTGTGGAAGACGTTGTTGTCCAACAAGGCCATCCTCGCCGTGCTCTGGGAGATGTACCCGGGGCACCCGAACCTGTTGCCCGCCTACCTCGATGATCCGCACGAGCTGACCGAATACATCCGCAAACCGAAGCTGGGGCGGGAGGGCGCGAACATGACCATCGTCGGAGCCGGCCTGGAGACCGCCACCGGCGGGGTCTACGGCGCCGAGGGGTATGTGTACCAGCTGCTCGCGCCGTTACCCGAATTCGACGGCATGCGCCCATGTCTGGGCGCCTGGCTGGTCGACGGCAGCGCGGCCGGTCTCGGAATTCGCGAGACGGCCGGACCGATCACCGACGACGGCGCGGCGTTCGTCCCGCACCGGATACCCGATTCGAACTGA
- a CDS encoding acylphosphatase translates to MSEPVRLDAWVHGHVQGVGFRWWTRCRALELGLTGYAANLRDGRVHVVAEGPRSECDRLLDLLSSSTTPGRVDRVVPGWSTARGESIGFEERG, encoded by the coding sequence GTGAGCGAGCCGGTTCGGCTGGACGCGTGGGTGCACGGGCACGTCCAAGGTGTCGGGTTCCGCTGGTGGACCCGCTGTCGCGCCCTCGAACTCGGACTCACCGGATACGCAGCGAATCTGCGCGACGGCCGGGTGCACGTGGTTGCCGAAGGCCCACGGTCCGAGTGCGACCGGTTGCTGGACCTGCTCAGCTCGTCGACGACGCCCGGCCGAGTCGACCGGGTGGTGCCGGGCTGGAGCACGGCACGCGGAGAGTCGATCGGATTCGAGGAGCGTGGGTGA
- a CDS encoding OsmC family protein: MTELWVERTGTRRYTGRSSRGAQVLVGSESVAGVFTPGELLKIALAACSGMSSDLPLARRLGENYDVTIRVSGAADRENEVYPQLSETFELDLSELDRAAQDRLITTVQRAIDRVCTVGRTLQAGTTVDLSFQIDG, translated from the coding sequence ATGACCGAACTCTGGGTGGAACGCACGGGGACCCGCCGCTACACCGGCCGCAGTTCGCGCGGCGCGCAGGTGCTGGTTGGATCGGAGAGCGTGGCTGGGGTCTTCACGCCCGGCGAGCTGCTGAAGATTGCGTTGGCCGCGTGCTCGGGAATGAGCTCGGACCTGCCGTTGGCCCGACGGTTGGGGGAGAACTACGACGTCACCATCCGAGTGTCCGGCGCCGCGGATCGGGAGAACGAGGTGTACCCGCAGCTGAGCGAAACCTTCGAGCTGGACCTGAGCGAGCTCGACCGAGCGGCCCAAGATCGGCTGATCACGACGGTGCAGCGGGCGATCGACCGAGTGTGCACGGTCGGCCGTACGCTGCAGGCCGGGACGACGGTGGACCTGTCGTTCCAGATCGACGGGTGA
- a CDS encoding PHP domain-containing protein produces MDPVAALREVGFWLERSRAQTHRVRAYRRAADLVERLDPAERAAHARAGTWTELTGIGPKTAAVIAAAVAGQTPPYLTELIEQAAPIGAEGAPLRDRLRGDLHTHSDWSDGGSPIAEMMRTAVRLGHEYCALTDHSPRLTVANGLSAQRLRAQLDVIAELNRELAPFRVLTGIEVDILDDGALDQDADLLADLDVVVASVHSQLRADAETMTRRMVYAVANPHVDVLGHCTGRLVEGGRGTRPESSFDAAVVFEACRQFGTAVEINCRPERRDPPSRLIRLAIDTGCYFSIDTDAHAPGQLDWQGYGCARAVANGVPADRVINTWPVAQLLTWCAE; encoded by the coding sequence GTGGATCCCGTCGCCGCGCTGCGGGAGGTCGGCTTCTGGCTGGAACGCTCTCGCGCGCAGACGCATCGGGTGCGTGCCTATCGGCGGGCCGCGGATCTCGTCGAGCGGCTGGACCCGGCCGAACGGGCCGCCCATGCGCGGGCCGGCACCTGGACCGAGCTGACCGGGATCGGTCCCAAGACGGCGGCGGTGATCGCCGCTGCGGTGGCCGGGCAGACGCCCCCCTACTTGACCGAACTGATCGAGCAGGCCGCACCGATCGGCGCCGAGGGTGCGCCGTTGCGTGACCGCCTGCGCGGTGACCTGCACACCCATTCGGACTGGTCGGACGGCGGCAGCCCGATCGCCGAGATGATGCGGACCGCGGTCCGGCTCGGGCACGAATACTGCGCGCTCACCGATCATTCGCCGCGACTGACGGTGGCGAACGGGCTGTCCGCGCAGCGGCTGCGGGCCCAGCTGGACGTGATCGCCGAGCTGAACCGCGAGTTGGCGCCGTTTCGGGTGCTGACCGGAATAGAGGTCGACATCCTCGACGACGGTGCGCTCGATCAGGATGCCGACCTGCTGGCCGACCTGGATGTGGTGGTAGCCAGCGTGCATTCGCAGCTGCGCGCCGATGCCGAGACGATGACCCGCCGGATGGTGTACGCGGTGGCGAACCCACACGTCGACGTGCTCGGGCACTGCACGGGACGGCTGGTCGAAGGCGGCCGGGGGACCCGGCCGGAGTCGAGTTTCGACGCGGCGGTGGTGTTCGAGGCGTGCCGGCAGTTCGGGACCGCGGTAGAGATCAACTGCCGGCCGGAGCGGCGCGACCCACCGAGCCGACTGATCCGGCTGGCGATCGATACCGGCTGCTACTTCAGCATCGACACCGACGCTCACGCCCCGGGACAACTGGACTGGCAGGGCTACGGTTGTGCTCGGGCGGTGGCCAACGGCGTGCCGGCAGATCGGGTGATCAACACCTGGCCGGTGGCGCAGTTGCTGACTTGGTGCGCCGAATAG
- a CDS encoding dihydrofolate reductase family protein: protein MRILTYYVASTIDGFIAAADGSVDFFPVGGDHGPAITAQYPETLPTKVREALGVDSDEVTFDTVLMGRKTHDFGVRTGTSSPYSHLQQYVVSRTLPEAPDPAVELIRDDPLAVVRTLKRRPGAGIWLCGGGELANALLPEIDQVFVKLYPIVLGAGRPLFGGGPPAVPPVQFRVTTSRVFDDGVAFLKYRRA, encoded by the coding sequence ATGCGGATATTGACCTATTACGTGGCGTCGACCATCGACGGTTTTATCGCCGCCGCGGACGGTAGCGTCGACTTCTTCCCGGTCGGTGGTGACCACGGCCCGGCGATCACCGCGCAGTATCCGGAAACGTTGCCCACCAAGGTGCGGGAGGCGCTCGGGGTCGACAGCGACGAAGTCACCTTCGACACGGTGCTGATGGGCCGCAAGACCCACGATTTCGGCGTCCGCACCGGGACGTCCAGCCCGTACTCGCATCTCCAGCAGTACGTGGTTTCGCGGACGTTGCCCGAGGCACCGGACCCGGCGGTGGAGCTGATCCGGGACGACCCGCTGGCGGTGGTGCGCACGTTGAAACGGCGGCCGGGTGCGGGGATATGGCTGTGTGGCGGCGGCGAATTGGCCAATGCCCTGCTGCCCGAGATCGACCAGGTGTTCGTGAAGTTGTACCCGATCGTGCTCGGGGCGGGCCGGCCGCTGTTCGGTGGCGGACCGCCGGCGGTGCCGCCGGTGCAGTTCCGAGTCACGACCAGCCGGGTGTTCGACGACGGTGTCGCATTCCTCAAGTATCGGCGGGCCTGA